From Humibacter ginsenosidimutans, a single genomic window includes:
- a CDS encoding MBL fold metallo-hydrolase, with the protein MMNKVKKVSVISTGSVQIRPEHVETNGTPLLWWLNTSRRWTGPRPINVYVIEHEKGLVLFDTGQDRRSVTDPTYFPGGVVGHNYRRLAKFDIPQDATLSEQLHDLGHDIADVRIAILSHLHQDHIGGLRELPSSAQILVSGTDLESVDKPFAVLDGLLRDHIRLPGLDWVPVTPKPAQDDSIAPFTHAHDVMGDGSLLLLPTPGHTPGSLSLLLRSDGLPTMLFVGDLTYDAKLLAADRVPGVGNRKELHLTTQNVNRLAARFPGMPVLAAHDPAAADLLRSALLQYKE; encoded by the coding sequence ATGATGAACAAGGTGAAGAAGGTCTCGGTGATCAGCACCGGGAGCGTGCAGATCCGGCCGGAGCACGTCGAGACCAACGGCACGCCGCTGCTCTGGTGGCTGAACACGTCTCGTCGCTGGACCGGTCCGCGACCGATCAACGTGTACGTGATCGAGCACGAGAAAGGGCTGGTGCTCTTCGACACGGGTCAAGACAGGCGCTCGGTCACCGACCCCACATACTTTCCAGGAGGCGTGGTCGGTCACAACTACCGCCGGCTCGCCAAGTTCGACATTCCGCAGGACGCGACGCTCAGCGAGCAGTTGCACGACCTCGGCCACGACATCGCCGACGTGCGCATCGCGATCCTGTCGCATCTCCACCAGGATCACATCGGCGGGCTGCGGGAGCTTCCCTCGTCGGCGCAGATCCTGGTGAGCGGCACCGACCTCGAGTCGGTCGACAAGCCGTTCGCCGTGCTCGACGGCCTGTTGCGCGACCACATCCGGCTTCCCGGCCTCGACTGGGTGCCGGTCACCCCGAAGCCCGCGCAGGATGACTCGATCGCGCCGTTCACGCACGCTCACGACGTGATGGGCGACGGCTCGCTGCTCCTCCTGCCCACACCGGGCCACACGCCGGGCTCGCTGTCGCTGCTGTTGCGCAGCGACGGCCTTCCGACCATGCTCTTCGTCGGCGACCTCACCTATGATGCGAAACTGCTGGCAGCCGATCGCGTTCCGGGTGTCGGAAACCGCAAGGAGCTGCACCTGACGACGCAGAATGTGAATCGGCTGGCCGCGCGTTTTCCGGGCATGCCCGTGCTCGCCGCCCACGACCCCGCGGCTGCCGATCTCCTGCGATCGGCGCTGCTGCAGTACAAGGAGTGA
- a CDS encoding helix-turn-helix domain-containing protein, with protein sequence MDADTADIATIGHRIRHFRTRTGLTLEQVSDGVGLSQSQLSMIENGKREPKLTVLQSIASAIGVDLATLLVAEPPDERTAYELELGRAQASPLYTALGLPVVRPTKGTPTPTLAALVGLHRELARQASKAIATPEEARRANTELREWMRARDNYLPDIEDLAEEHVKASGHVSGALTHREVSVMAKHLGFELVYVNDLPKSTRSITDLENGRIYLPPASIPGGHGLRSMALQALAHRVLGHERPESYAEFLRQRMQINYFAACCLMPRSAAVSFLQEAKKDRDLAVEDFRDAFGVTHETASLRLTNLITVHLGMRMHFLRVGEDGALYKGYENDGLPLPTDVTGAIEGQLVCKKWSARDAFTQTNRTTELYQYTDTPAGTYWCATQTGRGDDGGFTVTIGVPFADAKWFRGRETTARAVSTCPDPTCCRSADASLETEWADRAWPSARLHAHILSPLPTGAFPGVDDAELYSFLAEHSGPLGE encoded by the coding sequence ATGGATGCCGACACCGCCGATATCGCCACCATCGGCCACCGAATCCGCCACTTCCGCACCCGCACAGGGCTCACCCTCGAGCAGGTCAGCGACGGAGTGGGGCTTTCGCAGAGCCAGCTCTCCATGATCGAGAACGGCAAGCGCGAGCCGAAGCTCACCGTGCTGCAGTCGATCGCGAGCGCGATCGGCGTCGACCTCGCCACCCTTCTGGTGGCGGAGCCGCCGGACGAGCGCACGGCGTACGAGCTCGAACTGGGCCGGGCACAGGCATCCCCTCTCTACACCGCCCTCGGACTGCCCGTCGTGCGGCCGACGAAGGGCACGCCGACACCCACGCTCGCCGCGCTCGTCGGCCTGCACCGCGAGCTCGCCAGGCAGGCGAGCAAGGCGATCGCGACGCCCGAGGAGGCCAGGCGCGCCAACACCGAGCTGCGCGAGTGGATGCGCGCTCGCGACAACTACCTGCCCGACATCGAAGACCTCGCGGAGGAGCACGTGAAGGCGTCTGGGCACGTCTCGGGCGCGCTCACCCACCGCGAGGTGAGCGTCATGGCGAAGCATCTCGGGTTCGAGCTGGTCTACGTCAACGACCTGCCGAAGTCGACAAGGTCGATCACCGATCTGGAGAACGGGCGCATCTACCTGCCGCCGGCATCCATTCCCGGCGGTCACGGACTGCGCTCGATGGCCCTGCAGGCGCTCGCCCATCGCGTGCTCGGCCACGAGCGCCCGGAAAGCTATGCGGAGTTCCTTCGGCAGCGCATGCAGATCAATTACTTCGCGGCGTGCTGCCTCATGCCGCGGTCGGCTGCGGTGTCGTTTCTGCAGGAGGCGAAGAAGGATCGCGACCTGGCCGTCGAAGACTTCCGCGACGCGTTCGGGGTGACGCACGAGACGGCATCCCTACGGCTGACGAACCTCATCACGGTGCATCTCGGCATGCGGATGCACTTTCTGCGGGTCGGCGAAGACGGCGCCCTCTACAAGGGCTACGAGAACGACGGGCTGCCGCTGCCCACCGACGTCACCGGCGCCATCGAGGGCCAGCTGGTGTGCAAGAAGTGGAGCGCGCGCGATGCGTTCACGCAGACGAACCGCACCACCGAGCTGTACCAGTACACCGACACGCCCGCCGGAACATACTGGTGTGCGACACAGACCGGGCGCGGCGACGACGGCGGCTTCACGGTGACGATCGGGGTGCCGTTCGCGGATGCCAAGTGGTTCCGCGGCCGGGAGACCACGGCCCGCGCCGTCTCGACATGCCCGGACCCCACCTGCTGCCGCAGCGCGGATGCCTCACTCGAGACCGAGTGGGCCGACCGAGCGTGGCCGAGCGCACGACTGCACGCGCACATCCTGTCGCCGCTGCCCACTGGCGCCTTCCCCGGGGTGGACGACGCCGAGCTGTACTCGTTCCTCGCCGAGCACTCCGGCCCCCTCGGGGAGTAG
- a CDS encoding phosphoenolpyruvate carboxykinase (GTP): MAFSTREPKPTDPRDDTMTMTQRPSARAAAQTSRTDDEGTDIRPASPSGDRQAQGREPAPSRLAVAQAYAEHGWDLGTTDAALAAWVLEVAELTQPDEIVWCDGSRAEADRLFKLQVANGQLIKLNPEWRPGSYLARTDPKDVARVEARTFICSESEEDAGPTNNWRDPAEMRAELKGVFAGSMRGRTMYIVPFSMGPLGGSISQLGVEITDSPYVVVSMGIMTRMGRRALDLIEDGRTWVRTVHSVGYPLVDAEGIHRPEVAWPCNDTKYIVQYPQDREVWSYGSGYGGNALLGKKCFALRIASQMARDEGWLAEHMLIIKVVSPAGRAHHIAAAFPSACGKTNLAMLRSQLPGWRVETIGDDIAWLKPDASGRLRAINPERGFFGVAPGTGESTNRSAVETLWGNTIFTNVALRDDGDVWWEGLTDEKPAHLIDWRGEEWTPDSGRTAAHPNSRFTVAAEQCPTIADDWEDPDGVPIDAIVFGGRRATNVPLVLQARDWKHGVFLGATIASEQTAAAEGTVGALRRDPFAMLPFCGYNMADHWGHWLRIGEKLGANAPAVFQVNWFRKGPDGSFLWPGFAENMRVIAWIVGRLERTADAVDVPIGRVPAQASLDLDGLELSEDALERLFDVDQTAWLAECDLTEEFFARFGGRVPAALTAELEALRYRLTR, from the coding sequence ATGGCGTTCAGCACGCGAGAGCCGAAGCCGACCGACCCGAGAGACGACACGATGACGATGACGCAGAGGCCGAGCGCACGAGCAGCCGCACAGACCAGCCGGACGGATGACGAGGGCACCGACATCCGTCCGGCTTCACCTTCGGGCGACCGGCAGGCGCAGGGCCGTGAGCCCGCTCCGTCGCGTCTCGCCGTCGCGCAGGCCTACGCCGAGCACGGCTGGGACCTCGGCACCACCGACGCCGCGCTCGCCGCATGGGTGCTGGAGGTGGCCGAACTGACGCAGCCCGACGAGATCGTGTGGTGCGACGGGTCCCGCGCCGAGGCGGACCGACTCTTCAAGCTGCAGGTCGCGAACGGCCAGCTCATCAAGCTGAACCCCGAATGGCGGCCCGGCAGCTACCTCGCCCGCACCGACCCCAAGGATGTCGCCAGGGTCGAGGCCCGCACGTTCATCTGCTCGGAGAGCGAAGAGGATGCCGGCCCCACGAACAATTGGCGCGACCCCGCCGAGATGCGTGCCGAGCTGAAGGGCGTCTTCGCCGGCAGCATGCGGGGCCGCACGATGTACATCGTGCCGTTCTCGATGGGACCGCTGGGCGGCTCCATCTCGCAGCTCGGCGTCGAGATCACCGACTCGCCCTACGTGGTCGTCTCCATGGGCATCATGACGCGCATGGGACGCCGCGCCCTCGACCTCATCGAGGACGGTCGCACGTGGGTGCGCACCGTGCACAGCGTGGGCTACCCGCTCGTCGACGCCGAGGGCATCCACCGTCCCGAGGTCGCGTGGCCGTGCAACGACACGAAGTACATCGTGCAGTACCCGCAAGACCGCGAGGTGTGGTCGTACGGCTCGGGCTACGGCGGCAACGCGCTGCTGGGCAAGAAGTGCTTCGCGCTGCGCATCGCCTCGCAGATGGCGCGCGACGAGGGCTGGCTCGCCGAGCACATGCTCATCATCAAGGTGGTGTCGCCCGCCGGCCGCGCCCACCACATCGCGGCGGCGTTCCCGTCGGCGTGCGGCAAGACCAACCTCGCCATGCTGCGCTCGCAGTTGCCCGGATGGCGCGTCGAGACGATCGGCGACGACATCGCGTGGCTCAAGCCGGATGCCTCCGGTCGCCTTCGCGCGATCAACCCCGAGCGCGGCTTCTTCGGCGTCGCACCAGGCACGGGCGAGTCCACGAACAGGTCGGCCGTCGAGACGCTGTGGGGCAACACCATCTTCACGAACGTGGCCCTGCGCGACGATGGCGACGTGTGGTGGGAGGGCCTCACCGACGAGAAGCCGGCGCACCTGATCGACTGGCGAGGCGAGGAGTGGACGCCGGATTCCGGCCGCACGGCCGCTCACCCGAACTCCCGGTTCACGGTGGCGGCTGAGCAGTGCCCGACCATCGCCGACGACTGGGAGGACCCGGACGGCGTGCCCATCGACGCCATCGTCTTCGGCGGACGCCGTGCCACGAACGTTCCGCTCGTGCTGCAGGCCAGGGACTGGAAGCACGGCGTCTTCCTCGGCGCGACCATCGCGTCGGAGCAGACCGCCGCCGCCGAGGGCACGGTCGGCGCGCTGCGCCGCGACCCGTTCGCCATGCTGCCGTTCTGCGGCTACAACATGGCCGACCACTGGGGGCACTGGCTGCGCATCGGCGAGAAGCTCGGTGCGAATGCGCCGGCGGTGTTCCAGGTGAACTGGTTCCGCAAGGGGCCGGACGGATCGTTCCTGTGGCCGGGATTCGCCGAGAACATGCGGGTCATCGCGTGGATCGTCGGGCGGCTGGAGCGAACGGCCGACGCGGTCGACGTGCCGATCGGCAGGGTTCCTGCGCAGGCGTCCCTCGACCTCGACGGGCTCGAACTGAGCGAGGATGCGCTCGAGCGCCTCTTCGACGTCGACCAGACCGCGTGGCTGGCCGAGTGCGACCTCACAGAGGAGTTCTTCGCCCGGTTCGGCGGCCGCGTGCCCGCCGCGCTGACGGCGGAGCTGGAGGCGCTGCGCTACCGGCTCACCCGCTGA
- a CDS encoding ABC transporter ATP-binding protein, with amino-acid sequence MSSPAPGSAAASAPARRPFGRPVKDDGPRATFSQLLPYLFEHKATMTLVVVLSVLGAAASLAQPLLVSQVINIVQKGETLGGLVWGLVVLVIVSGLISGYQHYLLQRTGESVVLSSRKRLVARMLNLPISEFDARRTGDLVSRVGSDTTLLRAVLTQGLVEAIGGSLTFLGALIAMLIIDPVLLGLTVLVIAVSIVVVVLLSGRIRIASRKAQERVGDLAASVERAISSVRTIRAAGATGREIEAVDKDATAAYDMGVKVAKISALVVPVAGIAMQVSFLVVLGVGGFRVASGAITVANLVAFILFLFMMILPLGQAFGAFTSVNSALGALGRIQEIVDLPSEDANDLPADRRAVIVGPANAAVNPDAPAVAFADVHFAYPDAVVAARAARSAEESAEHDSADEAHGGAPTATVASPETPYGAAASADGVQRAEASIETVAISLPRGGESAAPPRTEPTAAAELDTRPTPTERPADVEHSVDTEQPAGTEPSTNTADTEYASRRSLREAERHTATGGIRLPWRGAASTPAAGSAIVTDAVEGEDVIAEAEARAGTPTDDAPTSAVSVSGLTASVVSPDQGVLHGVSFTAPRGRRTALVGPSGAGKSTILALIERFYDPISGAISMGGLDIRSVDRKDLRAQIGYVEQDAPVLAGSLRDNLTLAVPNASDRQCIDVLHAVNLTDVLERTPLGLDAPVGEDGVMLSGGERQRLAIARALLAAPPILLLDESTSSLDGRNEQLMREAIDAVAENRTLIVIAHRLSTVVDSDQIVVLDKGRVVGVGTHSELVQTTPLYRELAKHQLLV; translated from the coding sequence ATGAGTTCACCCGCGCCCGGCTCCGCCGCGGCGAGCGCGCCCGCGCGCCGTCCGTTCGGCCGTCCCGTGAAAGACGACGGCCCGCGAGCCACCTTCAGCCAGCTTCTTCCCTACCTGTTCGAGCACAAGGCGACCATGACCTTGGTGGTGGTGCTGAGCGTTCTCGGCGCTGCGGCCTCCCTGGCGCAGCCCCTGCTCGTGAGCCAGGTGATCAACATCGTGCAGAAGGGCGAGACGCTCGGCGGCCTGGTGTGGGGTCTCGTCGTGCTGGTGATCGTCTCCGGTCTCATCTCGGGCTACCAGCACTACCTGCTGCAGCGCACGGGCGAGAGCGTGGTGCTGTCGTCGCGCAAACGTCTGGTGGCGAGAATGCTCAATCTGCCCATCAGCGAGTTCGACGCTCGTCGCACGGGCGACCTCGTCTCCCGCGTCGGCAGCGACACCACGCTGCTGAGAGCGGTGCTCACGCAGGGTCTTGTCGAGGCGATCGGCGGCTCGCTCACATTCCTCGGCGCGCTCATCGCCATGCTCATCATCGATCCGGTGCTGCTCGGCCTCACCGTGCTCGTCATCGCGGTCTCGATCGTGGTGGTCGTGCTGCTGTCCGGGCGCATCCGCATCGCCAGCCGCAAGGCGCAGGAGCGCGTGGGCGACCTGGCGGCATCCGTCGAACGCGCCATCAGCTCGGTGCGCACGATCCGCGCTGCGGGGGCGACAGGCCGCGAGATCGAGGCGGTCGACAAGGATGCAACGGCCGCCTACGACATGGGCGTGAAGGTGGCGAAGATCTCGGCCCTCGTCGTGCCGGTCGCCGGCATCGCCATGCAGGTGTCGTTCCTCGTGGTGCTCGGCGTCGGCGGATTCCGCGTGGCCAGCGGCGCGATCACCGTCGCCAATCTGGTGGCGTTCATCCTGTTCCTCTTCATGATGATCCTGCCGCTGGGCCAGGCGTTCGGCGCGTTCACCTCGGTGAACTCGGCGCTCGGCGCGCTCGGCCGCATCCAGGAGATCGTCGACCTGCCCAGCGAAGACGCGAACGACCTGCCCGCCGATCGCCGCGCCGTGATCGTCGGTCCGGCGAACGCCGCTGTCAATCCGGATGCCCCGGCCGTCGCCTTCGCCGACGTGCACTTCGCCTACCCCGACGCGGTCGTCGCCGCGAGGGCCGCGCGCTCTGCCGAGGAGAGCGCGGAGCACGACTCCGCAGACGAAGCCCACGGCGGCGCGCCCACCGCGACCGTCGCGTCGCCTGAGACACCGTATGGTGCGGCAGCGAGCGCGGACGGCGTCCAGCGGGCGGAAGCCTCCATCGAGACCGTCGCCATCTCGCTCCCCCGCGGGGGCGAGTCGGCGGCTCCGCCGCGCACAGAGCCCACCGCGGCCGCCGAGCTGGACACCCGGCCGACGCCGACCGAACGGCCTGCGGACGTCGAGCACTCGGTCGATACCGAGCAGCCGGCCGGCACCGAACCGTCCACGAACACGGCGGACACGGAGTACGCCTCGCGACGCTCGCTGCGCGAGGCCGAGCGGCACACGGCGACCGGCGGCATCCGCCTGCCGTGGCGTGGCGCGGCATCCACCCCCGCGGCAGGCAGCGCCATCGTCACCGACGCGGTCGAGGGCGAAGACGTCATCGCCGAGGCGGAAGCCCGTGCCGGGACGCCGACCGACGATGCTCCGACGTCGGCGGTGTCGGTGAGCGGGCTGACGGCATCCGTCGTCTCCCCCGACCAGGGAGTGCTGCACGGCGTGAGCTTCACGGCTCCGCGCGGCAGGCGCACGGCGCTCGTCGGGCCGTCGGGAGCGGGCAAGAGCACGATCCTCGCGCTCATCGAACGGTTCTACGATCCGATCTCCGGCGCGATCTCGATGGGCGGGCTGGACATCCGCTCCGTCGATCGCAAAGACCTTCGCGCGCAGATCGGCTACGTCGAACAGGACGCCCCCGTGCTCGCCGGCTCGCTGCGGGACAACCTCACGCTGGCGGTGCCGAACGCCTCGGATCGGCAGTGCATCGACGTGCTGCACGCCGTCAACCTCACGGATGTGCTCGAGCGCACCCCGCTGGGACTCGATGCTCCCGTGGGCGAAGACGGGGTGATGCTCTCCGGCGGCGAGCGTCAGCGGCTCGCGATCGCGCGTGCGCTGCTGGCCGCCCCGCCCATCCTGCTGCTCGACGAGTCGACGTCGAGCCTCGACGGACGCAACGAGCAGCTCATGCGCGAGGCCATCGACGCGGTGGCGGAGAACCGCACGTTGATCGTGATCGCACACCGGCTGTCGACGGTCGTCGACTCCGACCAGATCGTCGTGCTCGACAAGGGCCGGGTCGTGGGAGTGGGCACGCACTCCGAACTCGTGCAGACGACCCCGCTCTACCGCGAGCTCGCGAAGCACCAGCTGCTCGTCTGA
- a CDS encoding ABC transporter ATP-binding protein: protein MPSPVIVASDLVKQYDEVTAVGGISFEVAPGESFGLLGPNGAGKSTTMRMIGAVSTRTSGRLEILGLDPDRNGPEIRAQLGVVPQADNLDEELKVRENLMVYGRYFGLPMAHVRSKADDLLAFAQLQDKAKAKVTDLSGGMKRRLTIARGLMNDPRILLLDEPTTGLDPQARHILWDRLFRLKEEGTTLVLTTHYMDEAEQLCDRLIVVDKGTIMAEGTPASLIREYSTREVLELRFGADRNAAMAEQLKGVGDRVEPLPDRVLVYTADGEAELARLTDAGIRPLTSLVRRSSLEDVFLRLTGRSLIE, encoded by the coding sequence GTGCCATCACCGGTGATCGTCGCGTCCGACCTCGTCAAGCAGTACGACGAGGTGACTGCCGTGGGCGGAATCTCGTTCGAGGTCGCCCCGGGGGAGTCGTTCGGTCTGCTCGGCCCGAACGGCGCAGGCAAGTCGACCACCATGCGCATGATCGGCGCGGTGTCGACGCGCACGAGCGGGAGACTGGAGATCCTCGGCCTCGATCCCGATCGCAACGGTCCGGAGATCCGCGCGCAGCTCGGCGTCGTGCCGCAGGCCGACAACCTCGACGAAGAGCTCAAGGTGCGCGAGAACCTCATGGTCTACGGCCGCTACTTCGGTCTGCCGATGGCGCACGTGCGCAGCAAGGCGGATGACCTGCTCGCGTTCGCGCAGCTGCAAGACAAGGCGAAGGCGAAGGTCACCGACCTCTCAGGAGGCATGAAGCGGCGATTGACGATCGCGCGAGGGCTCATGAACGACCCGCGCATCCTGCTGCTCGACGAACCGACCACGGGACTCGACCCGCAGGCGCGGCACATCCTGTGGGACCGGCTCTTCCGGCTGAAGGAAGAGGGCACGACCCTCGTGCTCACCACGCACTACATGGATGAGGCGGAGCAGCTCTGCGACCGGCTCATCGTGGTCGACAAGGGCACGATCATGGCGGAGGGCACTCCGGCGTCGCTCATCCGCGAATACTCGACGCGGGAGGTGCTCGAGTTGCGCTTCGGTGCCGATCGCAATGCGGCGATGGCCGAGCAGCTCAAGGGAGTGGGCGACCGTGTCGAGCCGCTGCCCGACCGGGTGCTCGTGTACACGGCAGACGGCGAGGCCGAGCTGGCGCGGCTGACCGATGCCGGCATCCGCCCGCTCACGTCGCTCGTGCGACGCTCCAGCCTCGAAGACGTGTTCCTGAGGCTCACGGGAAGGTCGTTGATCGAATGA
- a CDS encoding ABC transporter permease has product MTATVTGSAASTTELAARPRRFGAWYVAEHRLRVMRSYVSTVVIGAVGTPLLYLIAMGIGLGTLVGSTPIDGVTYLQFVAPALMCTAAVSVAGEEFTYPVLSGFKWNPTFVGISASPITPGQIIDGMVISVVVRAFVTSVIYWVIIVLFGAMTVGVSVIGVLVATLVALAFGIPIMTYISTLERDTGQIAMVMRLVLLPLTLFSGTFFPLSSMPIGLQWIGWLSPIWHGTQLARALSYGTDEPAWLLAVHVLYLFALIVPFWLLSRRIAKRRLTA; this is encoded by the coding sequence ATGACGGCCACGGTGACGGGGTCTGCGGCGAGCACGACGGAGCTCGCGGCGAGGCCGCGGCGGTTCGGCGCGTGGTACGTCGCCGAGCATCGGCTGCGCGTGATGCGCTCCTACGTGTCGACCGTGGTGATCGGCGCCGTCGGCACGCCGCTGCTGTATCTCATCGCGATGGGCATCGGGCTCGGCACGCTCGTCGGGTCGACCCCGATCGACGGCGTCACCTACCTGCAGTTCGTGGCGCCCGCGCTCATGTGCACGGCGGCGGTATCCGTCGCGGGCGAGGAGTTCACCTACCCGGTGCTCTCCGGATTCAAGTGGAATCCCACCTTCGTCGGCATCAGCGCCTCGCCCATCACGCCCGGTCAGATCATCGACGGCATGGTCATCTCGGTCGTCGTGCGGGCGTTCGTCACGAGCGTCATCTACTGGGTGATCATCGTGCTGTTCGGCGCCATGACGGTGGGCGTCTCCGTGATCGGCGTGCTCGTGGCCACGCTGGTGGCGCTGGCTTTCGGCATCCCGATCATGACCTACATCTCCACGCTCGAGCGCGACACCGGTCAGATCGCGATGGTCATGCGGCTCGTGCTGCTGCCGCTCACACTGTTCTCCGGAACCTTCTTCCCCCTGTCGAGCATGCCGATCGGGCTGCAGTGGATCGGCTGGCTCTCGCCCATCTGGCACGGTACGCAGCTCGCGCGAGCACTCAGCTACGGCACCGATGAGCCGGCCTGGCTGCTCGCGGTGCACGTGCTCTACCTGTTCGCGCTCATCGTGCCCTTCTGGCTGCTGTCACGGCGCATCGCCAAGCGGAGGCTCACCGCATGA
- a CDS encoding ABC transporter permease, whose translation MSVDELRMRPATTARRRPLSALYAGNSRAVLYRAFTATKSTNWAVVLSGAFEPVFYLLSLGIGLGALVGTVTAGDGRAIPYAAFIAPALLATEAMNGAVYDSTWNVFFKIRYAKLYEGMLATSLGPLDVAIGEITYALLRGGLYAVAFMIVMQLMGLNLSWWALLALPAVLLVALAFASFGMGITSYMKSFQQMDIINFIMLPMFLLSGTFYPLSVYPQGVQLVIQALPLWQSVDLVRALTTGAVSAGILWHVLYLAVMAALGMVLTTRRLRALFLD comes from the coding sequence ATGAGCGTCGACGAGCTGAGGATGCGGCCGGCCACGACCGCGCGCCGCCGGCCGCTGAGTGCGCTCTACGCCGGCAACTCCCGTGCGGTGCTCTACCGCGCCTTCACGGCCACCAAGTCGACGAACTGGGCCGTCGTCCTCTCCGGCGCCTTCGAGCCGGTGTTCTACCTGTTGTCGCTGGGCATCGGGCTGGGCGCGCTGGTCGGCACCGTCACGGCCGGGGACGGGCGCGCCATTCCGTACGCCGCCTTCATCGCGCCGGCCTTGCTCGCGACAGAGGCGATGAACGGCGCCGTCTACGACTCCACGTGGAACGTCTTCTTCAAGATCCGCTACGCGAAGCTCTACGAGGGGATGCTCGCCACCTCGCTCGGCCCCCTCGACGTCGCGATCGGCGAGATCACGTACGCGCTCCTCCGTGGCGGCCTCTACGCGGTCGCGTTCATGATCGTGATGCAGCTGATGGGTCTCAACCTGTCGTGGTGGGCGCTGCTCGCGCTGCCCGCCGTGCTGCTCGTCGCCCTCGCGTTCGCGAGCTTCGGCATGGGCATCACGAGCTACATGAAGTCGTTCCAGCAGATGGACATCATCAACTTCATCATGCTGCCGATGTTCCTGCTCTCCGGCACGTTCTATCCGCTGTCGGTGTATCCGCAGGGAGTGCAGCTGGTCATTCAGGCGCTGCCGTTGTGGCAGAGCGTCGACCTCGTGCGTGCGCTGACGACGGGGGCGGTGAGCGCGGGCATCCTCTGGCACGTGCTGTACCTGGCGGTGATGGCGGCGCTCGGCATGGTGCTCACCACGCGTCGGCTGCGCGCCCTGTTCCTCGACTGA
- a CDS encoding DUF2269 family protein: MTVANVIFDILHVVAAVFIVGPMAILPMTAMRAIRAGSPSQVRTLAKSTNIFSLLSLLVVILGFGAMGTADPKYHTSITDTWIWLAIVFYVIALALTLFVVVPAMRRAADAIEGEEAVEAEDPAAKAAPAAKSGGYGAIAGTSGIASLLLVAVVVLMVWKP; the protein is encoded by the coding sequence ATGACTGTGGCGAACGTGATCTTCGACATCCTGCACGTCGTGGCGGCGGTGTTCATCGTGGGGCCCATGGCGATCCTGCCGATGACGGCGATGCGGGCCATCCGCGCCGGTTCGCCGAGCCAGGTGCGCACGCTCGCCAAGTCGACCAACATCTTCAGCCTGCTGTCGCTGCTCGTGGTCATCCTCGGGTTCGGCGCCATGGGCACCGCCGACCCGAAGTACCACACGTCGATCACCGACACGTGGATCTGGCTCGCGATCGTGTTCTACGTCATCGCTCTTGCGCTCACCCTGTTCGTCGTGGTGCCGGCCATGCGGCGCGCGGCCGACGCCATCGAGGGCGAAGAAGCCGTCGAGGCTGAAGATCCGGCCGCCAAGGCCGCCCCGGCCGCGAAGTCGGGCGGATACGGCGCCATCGCGGGCACGAGCGGCATCGCCAGCCTGCTGCTGGTGGCCGTCGTCGTGCTGATGGTCTGGAAGCCCTGA
- the ribH gene encoding 6,7-dimethyl-8-ribityllumazine synthase, which translates to MSGAGAPDHDTLDATGLTVVVVAGTWHDIITDGLIAGAERELEASGATWSLVRVPGSFELPVVSKAALDAGADAVVALGVIIRGGTPHFEYVSSAATDGLTRVALDTGKPVGFGLLTLDDEQQGLDRAGLPGSKEDKGAEAAHAAIATALTLRALRTLTA; encoded by the coding sequence ATGAGCGGAGCCGGAGCCCCCGACCACGACACCCTCGACGCGACGGGACTCACGGTCGTCGTCGTCGCAGGCACATGGCACGACATCATCACCGACGGCCTCATCGCGGGGGCCGAGCGCGAGCTGGAGGCATCCGGTGCGACCTGGTCGCTGGTGCGCGTGCCAGGCAGCTTCGAGCTGCCCGTGGTGAGCAAGGCTGCGCTGGATGCCGGCGCCGACGCCGTCGTCGCGCTCGGCGTGATCATCCGCGGTGGAACACCCCACTTCGAGTACGTGTCATCGGCCGCGACAGACGGTCTGACGCGGGTCGCCCTCGACACCGGCAAACCCGTGGGATTCGGATTGCTCACCCTCGACGACGAACAGCAGGGGCTCGATCGCGCCGGGCTGCCTGGCTCGAAGGAGGACAAGGGCGCGGAGGCCGCTCACGCGGCCATCGCCACCGCGCTGACGCTGCGAGCCCTGCGCACCCTCACGGCGTAA